Proteins found in one Nitrospirota bacterium genomic segment:
- the bioA gene encoding adenosylmethionine--8-amino-7-oxononanoate transaminase: MDRLQDPATLVNLDHAHLWHPFTQMSEWVTEPPLIITEGQGVRLRDHEGRWYLDGVSSLWVNVHGHRRPEIDRAITEQLGRVAHSTLLGCSSPPAILLAQRLVQLAPPGLTKVFYSDDGSTAVEVALKMALQYWQQASPPRPQKTKVLAYSLAYHGDTVGAVSVGGIDVFHSRFAPYLFPTYRGRPPYCYRCHLDLTYPACEIACLGDVERTLAEHHQEIAALIVEPLVYAAAGMITAPPGYLKRLRDLCTRYDVLLIADEVATGFGRTGAMFACIKEGVTPDLMAVAKGLTGGYLPLAATLATQQIYDAFLGEYPEFRTFFHGHSYTGNALACAAGLATLDIFVHDRVLAGLDTKIAHLRDALATLEKHPHVGEIRQCGLMAGIELVRDRATKARFPVPDRVGWTVSRAARELGLLTRPLGDVLVLVPPLASTTDDLSEMVSSLRGAISRVLGDD; the protein is encoded by the coding sequence ATGGACAGGCTCCAAGACCCCGCCACCCTCGTCAACCTAGACCACGCCCACCTCTGGCACCCGTTCACCCAAATGAGCGAATGGGTGACCGAGCCTCCCCTGATCATCACCGAGGGACAGGGCGTGCGCCTGCGCGATCACGAGGGCCGCTGGTATCTGGACGGCGTGTCGTCTCTCTGGGTCAACGTTCACGGCCATCGGCGCCCGGAGATCGACCGCGCGATCACCGAACAGCTCGGGCGCGTCGCCCACTCCACACTGCTGGGTTGCTCCTCCCCGCCCGCGATCCTCCTGGCCCAGCGCCTGGTGCAGCTGGCACCGCCCGGGTTGACCAAGGTGTTCTACTCCGACGACGGCTCCACCGCCGTCGAAGTCGCGCTCAAGATGGCGCTCCAGTACTGGCAACAGGCGTCGCCCCCGCGTCCGCAAAAGACCAAGGTGCTCGCGTACTCGTTGGCCTACCACGGCGACACGGTCGGTGCCGTGAGCGTGGGGGGGATCGACGTGTTCCACAGCCGCTTCGCGCCCTACCTGTTCCCTACGTATCGCGGCCGGCCGCCGTATTGTTACCGGTGTCATTTGGACCTGACCTACCCGGCGTGCGAGATAGCGTGTTTGGGCGATGTGGAGCGAACCCTCGCCGAACATCACCAAGAGATCGCCGCCCTGATCGTCGAGCCGCTCGTGTATGCGGCCGCCGGGATGATCACCGCGCCGCCCGGTTACCTGAAGCGCCTTCGAGACCTCTGCACCCGTTACGACGTGTTGCTGATCGCGGACGAAGTGGCCACCGGGTTCGGCCGAACCGGCGCGATGTTTGCGTGCATCAAGGAAGGGGTAACGCCCGATCTGATGGCGGTCGCCAAGGGATTGACCGGCGGCTATCTCCCCCTCGCCGCCACGTTGGCCACCCAACAGATCTACGACGCGTTTTTAGGCGAGTATCCGGAGTTTCGGACGTTCTTTCACGGCCACAGTTACACCGGGAACGCGCTGGCGTGCGCCGCCGGACTGGCGACGCTCGACATCTTTGTCCACGACCGCGTCCTTGCAGGCCTGGACACCAAAATCGCCCACCTGCGCGACGCGCTCGCCACTCTGGAAAAACATCCCCACGTCGGAGAGATCCGCCAGTGCGGCCTGATGGCGGGCATCGAACTGGTCCGGGACCGCGCGACCAAGGCGAGGTTTCCGGTTCCCGACCGCGTCGGATGGACGGTCAGCCGCGCGGCGCGAGAACTCGGACTCCTCACCCGCCCCCTCGGGGACGTACTCGTCCTGGTGCCCCCGCTGGCGTCAACGACGGATGATCTCTCGGAAATGGTCTCTTCCCTCCGCGGGGCGATCAGCCGGGTGCTGGGCGACGATTGA